The Coffea eugenioides isolate CCC68of chromosome 8, Ceug_1.0, whole genome shotgun sequence genome has a segment encoding these proteins:
- the LOC113780999 gene encoding protein HEADING DATE 3A-like isoform X2 — protein sequence MPSGGDPLEVGRVIGDVLDPFTRSISLRVIYGGRVVISGSELRASQVESQPRVEIGGDDFRTFYTLVMVDPDAPSPSDPNLREYLYWLVTDIPATTGPLFGREIVCYESPRPSVGIHRLIFVLFRQLGRQIVYAPGWRQNFSTRDFAELYNLGLPVAAVYFNCQRQSGSGGRRT from the exons ATGCCTAGTGGTGGAGACCCTCTAGAGGTTGGACGTGTGATCGGGGACGTTTTGGACCCCTTCACAAGGTCCATAAGCCTTAGAGTGATCTACGGTGGCAGAGTAGTGATTAGTGGCAGTGAACTCAGAGCCTCCCAGGTTGAGAGTCAGCCTAGGGTTGAGATAGGAGGTGACGATTTTCGTACCTTCTATACTTTG GTGATGGTGGACCCTGATGCTCCAAGTCCGAGTGATCCAAACCTTAGGGAATATCTCTACTG GTTGGTCACTGACATTCCAGCCACCACAGGTCCattatttg GCCGGGAAATTGTGTGCTATGAGAGTCCACGGCCATCTGTGGGAATCCACCGCTTAATTTTTGTACTTTTCCGGCAGCTTGGGCGGCAGATAGTCTATGCACCAGGGTGGCGCCAGAATTTCAGCACCAGGGACTTTGCTGAGCTGTACAATCTAGGCTTGCCTGTTGCAGCAGTTTACTTCAATTGCCAGAGGCAGAGTGGCAGTGGCGGCAGAAGGACATAA
- the LOC113780999 gene encoding protein FLOWERING LOCUS T-like isoform X1, with protein MSINIRDPLEVGRVIGDVLDPFTRSISLRVIYGGRVVISGSELRASQVESQPRVEIGGDDFRTFYTLVMVDPDAPSPSDPNLREYLYWLVTDIPATTGPLFGREIVCYESPRPSVGIHRLIFVLFRQLGRQIVYAPGWRQNFSTRDFAELYNLGLPVAAVYFNCQRQSGSGGRRT; from the exons ATGTCCATAAATATCC GAGACCCTCTAGAGGTTGGACGTGTGATCGGGGACGTTTTGGACCCCTTCACAAGGTCCATAAGCCTTAGAGTGATCTACGGTGGCAGAGTAGTGATTAGTGGCAGTGAACTCAGAGCCTCCCAGGTTGAGAGTCAGCCTAGGGTTGAGATAGGAGGTGACGATTTTCGTACCTTCTATACTTTG GTGATGGTGGACCCTGATGCTCCAAGTCCGAGTGATCCAAACCTTAGGGAATATCTCTACTG GTTGGTCACTGACATTCCAGCCACCACAGGTCCattatttg GCCGGGAAATTGTGTGCTATGAGAGTCCACGGCCATCTGTGGGAATCCACCGCTTAATTTTTGTACTTTTCCGGCAGCTTGGGCGGCAGATAGTCTATGCACCAGGGTGGCGCCAGAATTTCAGCACCAGGGACTTTGCTGAGCTGTACAATCTAGGCTTGCCTGTTGCAGCAGTTTACTTCAATTGCCAGAGGCAGAGTGGCAGTGGCGGCAGAAGGACATAA